CGGACAGACGTACTGCGAGCCCGTACGTGGGATGCACACCGTCGACTAGCACCCGCCCCCGGACTTGAACCCGGGAACTCTGCGGCCGACATCCCCGAGCGGGGCCGGGGCCGCGCACCCCTGGCCGTTGGGTCGGCGGACGAAAAGGGCGCCACCAGGTAGCGTCAGTTTTGGTTGAAAAGCTCTGTGCTCGCCGCGGTCCTGGTGCTCGTTGTCCTGGCCGGCGAACCGGTCCGGGCATGGGGACTCCACCGCCTACGGCCCCTCTCGGCGCCCGGGTCGGGACGGTTACCCGTGAGCGGTGCAGTCCCCGCGCTCTACCGCATGACCCCTGCGGCCACCCCGGTATCGGTGGGGTGCGTGGTGCACGGGCAGAGCTGGTGAGAGAGAGCACTCGGTCCGCCGTTCACGCTGTGGTGGGGTGCGCGGTGGTCCCGCTCCCGGAAGGTGTGGAAGGCGAATGCTTCTCCTGCCTCTCGGGCCTTCGGGTCGTTCGCCTTTCCCTGGTAGTGGAGGGCGAAGATTTCCTGCGTGGCAGGAAACAGCACCCCCGCACGGTTCAGCCGGGCCGCTTCCGTGTGGACCGCTACCGTGCCCGTCTCGTCGGCGAGGATGCGCTGCGCCACGTCGCGGATGATCAGCGCGGCCACGGGATCCACCTCGACGTGATCGACCCGGCGGCGGAGTGCGGACGGACGAACTGGTACCCGACGGCGACACTCCCCCGGAGGGCTGGCAGGTCGGCACCCTGCCGGACGCGGGCTTCGCGGAGGCCCGTACGGTCTGGCGCTCGCCCTCGGACGGCCTGGTCCCAGGTCCGGCGGCGGTGTGCTCATGCCGACACCGTGTCCGCCTCGTCGAAGGCCCTACCGTCGTCGCGGGAGACTGCGGGAGGCGGCTGGTCGTCATCCGTGTGTCTCAGGCGGGAGGCGGCTGGTCGTCGTCCGTGTGTTTCAGGCGGGTGAGGACGTCGTCGGCGAGCCGCGTCAGCAGTCGGCCGAGTTCCGCGCGGTCCTGCTCGGGCCAGTGGCTGATGGTCTCGGTGAACCAGCCGATCATGGATGCGGTGTAGCGGTCGGTGGCCTCGCGTCCTTGGGCGGTGGCCTCGATCAGGCGGGCGCGCTTGTCGTGCGGGTCCTCGATGCGCCGTACCAGGCCGCGCCGCTCCAGGGCCTGCACCTGGCGGGTGACGTGGGGCCCGGCCAGTTGGACGCGGTCGGCGATCTCCCCGACGCGCAGGGGGCCGTCCGACCCGCCCAGGGCCAGGAGGACGGTGATCGCGGGGCGGTCCTTGCTCAGGCCCGCCGTCTCGGCGGCCTGTTCGACGACGCGCCCCTTGGCCAGGGCGTTGCCGAGGTGTGCGATGCGGGGCAGGGCTGCTAGAGCCTGCTCTCCGGGCGGGGCGGTGGGGTAGCCGTCCGGCGCGTTCGCGTGCACAGTGCCTCCATTTGCTTACCTGCCGCAGGTAACTATACCCTCGACGCGATCGACCTTATCGCGATCCCGCTTCGGGTCATTTTGATTACCTGAAGTAGGTAACTAGCTGGGAGGAATCATGACCCGCACAGCCAACCGGAGGGTGCTCATCTCGGGTGCCAGCATCGCCGGCCCCGCCCTGGCCTACTGGCTCAGCCGCTACGGATTCGAGGTGACCGTCGTCGAGAAGGCGTCCGCGATCCGCGGCGGCGGCTACGCCATCGACATCCGCGGGACGGCCCTCGGCGTCGTCGACCGCATGGGCCTGCTTCCGCGCCTGCGCGAGAAGCATGTCGGCACCCAGAAACTCACTTTCGTGAACCCGGACGGCACGCCCGTCACGGCGGTGAGCCCCGAGGCGATCGCCGGCGGCGACCCGGGAGCAGACATCGAAGTGCGACGCGGCGACCTCGCGGACGCCCTCTACGACGTGTGCCGCGACCGCGTCGACTTCCGCTTCGGGGACTCCATCGCCACCCTGGAGGATCGGGGCGACCGGGTCGACGTCTCCTTCGACGGTGGTGACAGCCGTACCTTCGACCTGGTCATCGGCGCGGACGGGCTGCACTCCAACACCCGAGGGCTGGCCTTCGGCCCCGAGGAGCCGTACCTGAGCTACCTCGGCCACGTCGTCGCCGTCTTCACCGTTCCGAACGACTTCGACCTGGCCCACGAGGGACTCATCTGGAACGTTCCCGGCAAGGTCGCAGCGCTCTACGCCCACGAACCCGATGACTCGGTGCACGGGTTCCTCGCCTTCCGGCAGAAGGACATGCCCTTCGCCGCCCACCCCACGCCCGAAGCGCAGCGCGAACTGGTCGCCGCCAACTACCCCGAAACCGCCTGGCACATCCCGTACCTGATCGACGCCATGCGCACCGCCGACGACCTCTTCTTCGACGCCGTGTGCCAGACCCGCATGCCCACCTGGTCGCGCGGCAGGGTCGCCCTCGTCGGCGACGCCGCCTTCGCCACCTCGTTCCTGTCCGGCCAGGGCTCCAGCGTCTCCCTCGTCGGGGCCTACGTCCTGGCCGGCGAACTGGCCCGGAACGCCGATCACACCGCCGCGTTCGCCTCCTATGAACGCACGGCACGCCCCTTCATCGAAGAGAACCAGGCCACCGCCGGCGAGGGAGGCACGGCCCTGATCCCCGGCACCCAGGCCATGCTCGACGCACGCAACCACGCCCTGAACGACCCCACCACCCTCGCCGGAGAGCGCAGCTCCATATACACGAGCCTGACCCTGCCCGACTACACCGTCTAGTGACCTGAGTCTGAGATTCGGTGGCAGTAGGCGGCGACTTTGTCGAGGATTTCGTCGGCTGTCTTCGTCCAGACGAAGGGCCTGGGCTGGTCGTTCCAGTCGCTCAGCCAGGCCCGGATGTCGCGTTCGAGGGCCTGGACGGAGCGGTGGACTCCCCGCTTGAGCTTCTTTTGTGTGAGCTCGGCGAACCACCGCTCGACCAGGTTGAGCCAGGACGCGCTGGTGGGTGTGAAGTGCAGGTGGAACCGCGGGTGGGCCAGCAGCCACTTCTTGATGTCCGGCGTCTTGTGGGTCGCGTAGTTGTCGAGGATCAGATGGACCTGAAGATCCGCCGGGACCTCTTTGTCGACCTTGGTCAGGAACTTCTTGAACTCGGCGGCCCGGTGGCGGCGGTGGAGTGATCCGATGACCTTGCCGGTGGCGACCTCCAGGGCCGCGAAGAGGGTGGTGGTGCCGGCGCGGATGTAGTCGTGACTACGGCGCTCGGGAACGCCGGGCATCATGGGCAGGACCGGCTGGGACCGGTCCAGGGCCTGGATCTGCGACTTCTCGTCCACGCAGAGGACCAAAGCCTTCTCCGGCGGGTCGAGGTAGAGACCGACCACGTCACGGACCTTGTCGATGAACAGCGGGTCCGTCGACAGTTTGAACGTTTGGGACCGGTGCGGGGCCAGCGCGAACGCCCGCCAGATCCTCGAGACCGTCGACTGGGACATCCCGGTTGCCGCGGCCATCGACCTCGTCGACCAATGCGTCGCGTTCTTCGGCGTCTCTTCCAGGGTTTTGACGATGACCCGCTCGACATCCGCGTCGGTGATCTTCCGCGGGACACCCGGACGCGGCTCGTCGCCCAGCCCGTCCAGGCCGTGCTCCAGGAAACGCCGCCGCCACGTGCGGACCGTGTCCGGAGCGATCCCCAGCCGCCGCGACACCTCCATGACCGAGTGCCCACCCGCGCACTCCAACACGATCCGCGACCGCTGAGCCAAAGCCTGGGCCGTCGAGCGACGACGCAACCAACCCTCCAACACAGCCCGCTGGGCATCAGTGACCGACAACGGCGGAATCTTCGGACCCGGACGACTCATACCGAACCAACGACAAACCTCAGACTCAGGTCACTAGGACTGAAGTAGGGACATGCGCGCGGCTGAGCGGGGGGGGCGGCGCCGGGGGGCGGTGCGGCGCGCGGGTGCGCGGCGGGGCCCGGAACGCGCCGAGGGGCGGTACGGAGATCCGTACCGCCCCTCGGGCCGTCCTGCCGGGCCGGCCGGCCACCGGCCGCGGCCTCGACCGACCCGACCGACCTCGACCGCCCCGGCCGCCCCGGCCGGCCGCCCTAGAGGACCTTGGACAGGAAGGCCTTCGTGCGGTCGTGCTGCGGGTTGCCCAGCACGTCGCGCGGGTTGCCCGACTCGACGACGACGCCGCCGTCCATGAAGACGAGGTTGTCCCCGACCTCGCGGGCGAAGCCCATCTCGTGCGTGACCACGATCATGGTCATGCCGTCCTCGGCCAGGCCCCGCATGACGTCCAGCACGTCGCCGACCAGCTCCGGGTCGAGCGCCGACGTGGGCTCGTCGAAGAGCATCAGCTTCGGCTCCATGGCCAGCGCGCGGGCGATGGCCACGCGCTGCTGCTGACCGCCGGAGAGCTGGGTGGGGTAGTTGCCGCCCTTGTCGCCGAGGCCCACGCGGTCCAGGAGTCGGACGGCGCGCTCGCGCGCCACCGACTTGGACTCGCCCTTGACCATGACCGGCGCTTCCATGACGTTCTCGACGGCCGTCATGTGCGGGAAGAGGTTGAAGCGCTGGAAGACCATGCCGATGTCCCGGCGCTGGGCCGCGACCTCGCTGTCCTTCAGCTCGTAGAGCTTGTCGCCCTTCTGCCGGTACCCCACCAGCTGGCCGTCGACCGAGAGCCGCCCGGCGTTGATGCGCTCCAGGTGGTTGATGCACCGCAGGAACGTCGACTTGCCGGAGCCGGACGGACCGACCAGGCAGAAGACCTCCCGGGGGGCGACCTCCAGGTCGATGCCGCGGAGGATGTGGGCGGCGCCGTACGACTTGTGGACGCCTTCTGCCTTGACCATCGGCTGGGCGGTCACTTCGCCACCTCCGTACGGCGGAACATGTTCAGGTTGGCCTTCAGCCGCTGGAGCGGCGTGGGCGGCAGGGAGCGCAGCGATCCGCGGGCGTAGCGGCGCTCCAGGTAGTACTGCCCGACGCTGAAGACGCTGGTCAGGGCCAGGTACCAGATCGAGGCGACGAAGTACATCTCGATCACCGCGCCGGCCGTGGAGCCGATGTTGGAGCTGGCCCGCAGGAGCTCGGTGTACTGCACCGCCGAGACCAGGGACGAGGTCTTCAGCATGTTGATGAACTCGTTGCCGGTCGGCGGGATGATCACGCGCATCGCCTGCGGGAGCACCACGCGGCGCATGGTCTGCGTACGGGTCATGCCCAGGGCGTGCGAGGCCTCGCTCTGGCCCTCGTCGACGGACTGGATGCCCGCGCGGACGATCTCCGCCATGTAGGCGCCCTCGTTCAGGCCGAGGCCCAGGAGGGCGACCATGAACGGGGTCATGACGTCGACGGTCTCGTTCTTGTAGATCGGACCGAGGTTGATGTACTGGAAGATCAGCGGAAGGCTGAACCAGACCAGCAGCTGCACGTAGACCGGGGTGCCGCGGAAGAACCAGATGTACAGCCAGGACACGAAGCTCGTGACCGGGTTGTTCGAGAGCCGCATCACCGCGAAGAGGATGCCGAGCACGAGGCCCAGCGCCATCGACGAGACGCTGATGATCACGGTGTTGCCGAGGCCGGCGATGACCGACGGGTCGAACAGCTTGTCGCCGACCGTCGCCCAGATGACCTTGCCCTGGGAGAAGGCGTAGACGAGCCAGGCCAGCAGGACGGCGACGACGACGGCGCTGATCCAGCGGCCGTAGTGCCGGACCGGGATGGCCTTGATGGCCTCGTACGGGGTGCCCGCGGCACCGGGCCCGGCCGGCGGGGTGGCGGCCGGGCCCTTGTCGATCTTGTCAGTCACGATGACTGCCCTTCAGTGGAGCGCTCGGGTCACTTGCCTGCGTTGACCGTGGCGGACTGCACGGCGCTGTCCTTGACGTTCCACTTCTCCAGGACCTTGGCGTAGGAGCCGTCCTTG
Above is a window of Streptomyces subrutilus DNA encoding:
- a CDS encoding MarR family winged helix-turn-helix transcriptional regulator → MHANAPDGYPTAPPGEQALAALPRIAHLGNALAKGRVVEQAAETAGLSKDRPAITVLLALGGSDGPLRVGEIADRVQLAGPHVTRQVQALERRGLVRRIEDPHDKRARLIEATAQGREATDRYTASMIGWFTETISHWPEQDRAELGRLLTRLADDVLTRLKHTDDDQPPPA
- a CDS encoding FAD-dependent monooxygenase; the protein is MTRTANRRVLISGASIAGPALAYWLSRYGFEVTVVEKASAIRGGGYAIDIRGTALGVVDRMGLLPRLREKHVGTQKLTFVNPDGTPVTAVSPEAIAGGDPGADIEVRRGDLADALYDVCRDRVDFRFGDSIATLEDRGDRVDVSFDGGDSRTFDLVIGADGLHSNTRGLAFGPEEPYLSYLGHVVAVFTVPNDFDLAHEGLIWNVPGKVAALYAHEPDDSVHGFLAFRQKDMPFAAHPTPEAQRELVAANYPETAWHIPYLIDAMRTADDLFFDAVCQTRMPTWSRGRVALVGDAAFATSFLSGQGSSVSLVGAYVLAGELARNADHTAAFASYERTARPFIEENQATAGEGGTALIPGTQAMLDARNHALNDPTTLAGERSSIYTSLTLPDYTV
- a CDS encoding IS630 family transposase; this encodes MSRPGPKIPPLSVTDAQRAVLEGWLRRRSTAQALAQRSRIVLECAGGHSVMEVSRRLGIAPDTVRTWRRRFLEHGLDGLGDEPRPGVPRKITDADVERVIVKTLEETPKNATHWSTRSMAAATGMSQSTVSRIWRAFALAPHRSQTFKLSTDPLFIDKVRDVVGLYLDPPEKALVLCVDEKSQIQALDRSQPVLPMMPGVPERRSHDYIRAGTTTLFAALEVATGKVIGSLHRRHRAAEFKKFLTKVDKEVPADLQVHLILDNYATHKTPDIKKWLLAHPRFHLHFTPTSASWLNLVERWFAELTQKKLKRGVHRSVQALERDIRAWLSDWNDQPRPFVWTKTADEILDKVAAYCHRISDSGH
- a CDS encoding amino acid ABC transporter ATP-binding protein encodes the protein MVKAEGVHKSYGAAHILRGIDLEVAPREVFCLVGPSGSGKSTFLRCINHLERINAGRLSVDGQLVGYRQKGDKLYELKDSEVAAQRRDIGMVFQRFNLFPHMTAVENVMEAPVMVKGESKSVARERAVRLLDRVGLGDKGGNYPTQLSGGQQQRVAIARALAMEPKLMLFDEPTSALDPELVGDVLDVMRGLAEDGMTMIVVTHEMGFAREVGDNLVFMDGGVVVESGNPRDVLGNPQHDRTKAFLSKVL
- a CDS encoding amino acid ABC transporter permease encodes the protein MTDKIDKGPAATPPAGPGAAGTPYEAIKAIPVRHYGRWISAVVVAVLLAWLVYAFSQGKVIWATVGDKLFDPSVIAGLGNTVIISVSSMALGLVLGILFAVMRLSNNPVTSFVSWLYIWFFRGTPVYVQLLVWFSLPLIFQYINLGPIYKNETVDVMTPFMVALLGLGLNEGAYMAEIVRAGIQSVDEGQSEASHALGMTRTQTMRRVVLPQAMRVIIPPTGNEFINMLKTSSLVSAVQYTELLRASSNIGSTAGAVIEMYFVASIWYLALTSVFSVGQYYLERRYARGSLRSLPPTPLQRLKANLNMFRRTEVAK